Part of the Pseudomonas abietaniphila genome is shown below.
GGCGTTGTGGAAGATCTGTTGCGGCGTGCCTCGCGCGACCACTTCGCCCTGATCGAGAAAGATCACCGAATCGGCCACCTGCGCGGCAAAGCCCATTTCGTGAGTGACCACGACCATGGTCATGCCTTCCTTCGCCAGGGTCTTCATCACCTGCAGCACTTCGCCCACCAGTTCCGGGTCGAGCGCGGAGGTCGGTTCATCGAACAGCATGATGTGCGGCTCCATCGCCAGCGCACGGGCAATCGCGACGCGTTGCTGCTGACCGCCGGACAACTGCGCGGGATAGGCATTCGCCTTGTGCGCCAGGCCAACTTTTTCCAGCATCGCCATCCCGCGCCTGTTCGCCTCGTCGGCCGACAGCTTGCGCACTCGGCGCAAGGCTTCGCAGACGTTGCCGAGGGCGGTCATGTGCGGCCACAGGTTGAACTGCTGGAACACCATGCCGACGTTGCGACGCACCTGATTGATCTGCGATTGCGGCGCGCGTCGGCGGCCTTTGTCGGTGTCCTGCCAGCCGAGCAACTGGCCTTCGATGCGAATCTCGCCTTCGTCGTATTCCTCAAGGAAGGCCATGCTGCGCAGCAGGGTGCTTTTGCCGGAACCCGAGGGGCCGATCAGGCACACCACTTCCGAGCGCTGTACTTGCAGGTCGATGCCCTTAAGCACGCGCAGGCTGCCAAAGCTTTTGCCCACTTTGCTCAGCGACACAATGGTCGGCTGTTCGCCCGGGGCTGTTGCTGAAGTTTTCATGCGTTCACCTTGTTTCTCGCGTGTGCTGGCGGACGCGGCACCGCTGGGTATCAGGAAGCTGTTCATGGGGTGGCTTCCTTATCGGGGTTGCTTGTTCATGAAGCGGCCGACACGGGTTTCAAGGAGCATGCCCAGCCGCGAGCAGGCTTCCACCAGGATCAGGTAGCCGATGCACAACATCAGCAGGGTCTCGACGAAGGCGAAGGTCTCCGAGCCGATACCGGTCAGGACCATCGTCAGCTCCGGAATGGTGATGATCGACAGCACGGCGGTTTCCTTGCACAGCACGGTGATCATGTTCACCAGCGCCGGAAGGATGATCACCAGCATTTGCGGCACTTGAATGCGCCAGATGCATTGCAGGCGAGTGATGCCCAGGCAGTCCGCGGCTTCCAGCTGACCCCGTGCCACCGACTCGAACCCGGAGCGGAAGATCTCGGCGAAATACACGCTGCCGTACACGCCCAGCCCCAGGATGCCGGCGGGAATCGGATCAAGGCTCAGCCCGAACGAGGGCCCGCCGTAATAGACCAGGAACAGTTGCACCAGAAACGGCGTGCTGCGAATCAGCTCGATGAACACCCGCAGCGGCGCCCGCACCAAGCGGTTGCCGAACACCTGAGCGACAGCAATCAGCATGCCTAGCGCGATGCCCAGCACCACGCCGCTGCTCCAGGTGCCGAGGGTGACCAGAAAGCCCGAGCCGATGTCGCCCAGGTGATCGGTGATGATGGTCGGGTCGAAGGTCATGCCGTCTGCTCCTTCAATCGACGTTCAAGGAGGCTGCCGCAGTAGGCGAGGGGAATGTTGATCAGGCAGTAGAAGCCCGCGAGCATCAGGTAATCCTGCACGAACATGTAGTCGCTGGCGGCGAGGTTCTGCGCGGTGCGGGTCAGGTCGGCCAGGCCGACGACGGACACCAGCGATGAGGCCTTGATCAGCAGGATCATCTCGTTGACCAGCGCGGGCAGGGTCAGGCGCACGGCCTGGGGCACGCGGATGCGGATCAGCATCTGGCTCGCGCTCAGGCCCAACAAGCCCGCCGCTTCCAGTTGACCGCCAGGAATGGCAAGGAACCCACCGCGCATGATTTCGGCGGTGTAGGCGCCGGCCGCCAGCGACAGGCCAATGATAGCTGCCACGGTGGGCGAGACATTGGGCAGGCCGATACGCGGCAGGAAGTAATAGATGAACAGCAACTGCACCAGCAGCGGAATGCCACGGAACACGAAAATGTAGGCCCCGCCCAGACGGCGCAACAGGGGAATCGGCGACAGCCGCAGGCTGCCGACAACGATGCCGATGACAAACCCGATCGCCAGCGCGGCGATGGAAACCTGCAACGTCACCCACAGGGCGCCGAGCAGTAACGGTGCGTTTTGCTGCAGCAAGGGCCAATCAAACACGGTGTGACTCCAGCGTATAAATCAGATGCCAGACGCCGAACCCTGTAGGAGCGAGGCTTGTCCCGCGATCGGCTGCGAAGCAGCCGTAAATCCATCCGCCCCGGTCGTGTCAGATACACCGCATGCGTAGAATTCACGACGACTTCGTCGCCGATCGCGGGGCAAGCCACGCTCCTACAGAGAAGCGTGGCGTTGCTGAGAACGTGGCCTTACCAAGTTGGCTCAAAATCACCCTTCGGCACGTCCATCTCGGCGCCCAGCCATTTCTTCTGCAGCGCCGCCAGACGGCCGTCCGCGTGCATCTTGTTCACCGCAGCATCCAGTGCGGCGATCAGGCTGTCGGCGTCGGCATCTTTGCGGCCCAGGTAGGCGAAGTAGGATTTCTTGCCGAACGGCGGTTGCACCACTTTGTACAGATTGGCTTTCTGCGCCGCGACGTAGGAGATGTTCGGCAACGAGTTGGCCACGGCAACGATACGCTTGGCCGCCAGGTCGGCGTAGGCCTGGTTATTGTCGACGTACTCGCGAATGGTGACCTTCTCCGGCAGGGTCGCGGCGAAGGTTTTCAGCTCTTCCAACTGCGCAGACCCTTTACCGGCACCCACGGTTTTGCCCGCGATGTCCTCAGGCTTCTTGATGCTGTCGTCCTTGGCACCGACCATCAGCGCCACCGTGGCTTCGGCAATCGGTGAGACGAAGTGATAACGCTCTTTACGGGCTTTGGTGACGATGATCGGACCGGCGACCACGTCGAATTTCTTCGCCTCAAGGCCTGGCAGCACGCTTGGCCACGGCAGGTCGAGGAACTTGATCTTGACCCCCAGCTCCTTGCCCAGTTCTTCGAACAGCTCGGCGTTCAGGCCTTTCTGTTTACCCGCGTCGAGAAAGTCGAACGGGGCGAATTGCATTTCGGTACCGACCACCAATTCACCGGCTTTCTTCACGTCGGCCAGTTGGTCGGCGTGAGCGGCCAGAGGCACTGCCCCCAAGGCAAAAGCTGCCAGAGCGGCGGCGATGCTCAGGCTTTTGAACGTCTTACTGAACACTTTCTTACCAACGCAGGAATCGAGTTGCATGGGGTAACTCCTTCAGATGCAGTGTTGTCGTCGTTATGTGGGGCAGAGGTGGTAGCTCGTGCTGCAGTTAGCGTGCCATACCGGTATATACAACCACTCAAGCCTTCAGCCGAAGATTTTCCCCGGATTGAGAATGCCCTTGGGGTCGAAACTGCGTTTGAGCTCGGCCATTGTCTGCAACGCTTCGTCGCTGACCGAGTGATGAAGAAACTCGCGCTTGAGCAGACCGATGCCGTGTTCAGCGGAGACTGCGCCACCCAGTTCGCCGACCGCGCTATAGACCAGCTCCTCGATTTCGTAGACCGGCGCCGGTTGCGGCAGCGACTGGCAGTCCACGGTCAGGTGCAGGTTGCTGTCACCGATGTGGCCGAAATACACGCTGTGGTTACCGGGCCAGCGCTCATCCAGGCGTTGACGGCACAGGTCGGCGAAGTCCCCTATCTGACCGATCGGCAGGCTGATGTCGAAATTCAAAGGCGCCAGACGCACCGGGAATTCGCCGGTGGCTTCGCGGATCTTCCACAGGCTGCGAGCCTGGGTCTGTGACGTGGCGAGGATCGCATCGACAACTTCGCCCGCCTCGATGGCGGCTTCCAGCGTCTGTTCCAGCACGTCGCTGGCCGCCGAGGACTCCAGCAGCACGTACAGCGGATGATGGTCGGGCATCGGCGCGACCGGGTTTTCCAGCCACGACACACCCATGCGGAAGAAGTCCTGCCACATCAGTTCATACGCCTGCGGCGTCCCGGCGCTGCGCTGGATGCGACGCAACAACGCGACCGCGCTGGCGTAATCGGGCAGGGCGCAGAGCAGGGTGGTGGACTGCCCCGGCTGAGGCGCCATCTTCAACACCGCACGGGTAATCACCCCAAGGGTGCCTTCGCTGCCGATGAAGCACTGTTTTAGGTCATAGCCGCAGTTGTTCTTGATCATCTTGTTCATCAGGTTCAATACGCGACCGTCGGCGAGCACGACTTCCAGGCCGAGCACCAGATCGCGGGTCATGCCATATCGAATCACGGCATTGCCACCCGCATTGGTCGCAATATTGCCGCCGATCTGGCAGGAGCCGCGAGCGCCCAGGTCCAGCGGAAACAGGTAGCCGGCGTCGGCAACGGCCTGCTGGATTTCCTGCAGCGTGGTACCGGCTCTGACGGTGACCGTCGCCGCTGCCGTGTCGATTTCCTCGATGCCGCGCAGGCGATCCAGCGACAGCGCGATGTCGGTGGCGCGGGGCACCGCGCCGCCTGCCAGGCCAGTCATGCCACCTTGCGGCACGACCGATTGCCCGGCGGCGTTGCAGATGCGCAGGGCAACTGACACCTGTTCGGTGTCTTTGGGCAGGAGCAGCGCGGCTGGGCAGGTCGGCGCGTGGCGGGTCCAGTCGCTGTAGTGCCGCTGGCTGATGGCATCGCCGGTCAGCACCTGCGCATCGCCCAAGGCTGCACGTAACTGGGTGAGGGTCTGTTGCAGGTCGCTCATGTCATCCACTCACGGTAAAGGTGGCGTCAGGCTTGCGGCTGGCGCTCAATTGATTCAGGTCCGGCTGACCGAGCAGGGTCAGGGCCAGCCGCAGTTCGTTCGCCAGCAAATCCAGCGCATGGCCGGCGCCAGCTTGCCCGCCGACGGCCACGCCGTAGAGGGTGGCGCGGCCCAGCAACACGGCGTCCGCACCCAGCGCGCAGGCCTTCAGGACGTCGGTGCCGCGCCGGACGCCGCTGTCGAGGAGGATGCTGAGCTTGCCTTTGGCGACATCCGCGATGGCGGGCAGGCAATCGAGCGCGGCGGGGACGCCATCCAGTTGCCGACCGCCGTGATTGGTCACCACAATCCCGTCCAGCCCCAGGTTCACGGCCTGTTCGGCGTCTTGCGGGTGCATCACCCCCTTGAGCACCAGGCGATGAGGCCAACGCTCCCGCAAGCGGGCCAGGAACGCCCAGCTCAGCTGCTTCTCCATCTTTTCACCGATGAAATGTGCGGCGCCGGCAGCATTGCGCTGGTCGGCCGGCAGGTAGCGGTCGAGGTTGGCCATGCTCGGCATGCCGTGCGGCCACAGCGCCTGCCTGATCCAGCGCGGGTGGTGCAGGACGTCTAGCTTGTTGCGCAGGCTCAGTTGGCGAGGGCGAGCGAAGTTGCGCTTGTCCCATTCGCGGTTGCCCAGCAGCACGGCGTCGGTGGTCAGCAGCAAGGTTTTGCAACCTACCGCCTCGGCGCGCTGCAGCAAGTCCTCTTGCACCGAGGGGTCGCTCATGCTGTACAGCTGAAACCACAGGTTCACGTCGGGCACGGCGGTGACGATTTCTTCCATCGAGCGGGTCGAAACGGTGCTGAGGGAAAAGGGCAGGCCGCGCTCGGTGGCGGCGCGGGCAAGATGAATGTCGGCATCGCGGTGCAGCATGCCGTTGTAGCCAGTCGGTGCAATCGCCATCGGCAGCGCCAGTTGTCGCTCGAACAGCGTGCGGCGTGTGTCCGGGGTCTGCCAGGGAACCAGCGTCCTTGGCAGCAGGCTGACCTCGGCGAACGCCTGGCGATTGCGCGCCAGGGTCAGCTCTTCTTCGGCGCCGCCTTCCAGATACTCCCAGGCAAAATGCGGCAGGCGCCGACGGGCCATGTGAGCCAGTTCGGCAATGCTGTGCGCACGGAGAAAATCGGTACCGGCGTGATAGCGACGCATGACAATCCTTGGGGAAGCTGTATAGACAGCTAACGCAAGATGCAGGCCAGTTCAGCGCAGGAAGCTGGCGCTTGGGCTGCCATCATTCCTGCAGGAAAAACGCTTGGGCGTTGTCACCAAAAGTTGCACCGATTGAGGCCGGCCTGCCCGGTACTGGGGCGTCCCGAAACCCTGCGCGATCACTGTAGGAGCGTGGCTTGTCCCGCGATCTGGCGCGCAGCGGCAGCAAACCCGACGGACGCGGTGTGCCAGATAAAACCCAAGAGCCTAACCTTACTGCCGCTTCGCGCCAGATCGCGGGGCAAGCCGCGCTCCTACATGGATGGCGAAGGTTTACGCACGGCACATTAAATGCTTCACCTGTCTATACAGCTTGTCCGACCCTCAACCGACAGGAGCTCGCATGACCGCTCACACCCATCTCCCACTGATCGACATGGCCGGCGTTCGCGAAGGCGACCCGGCGGCGGTCTCCCGTGCCGGTGAGGCGATTCGCAAGGCCTGCGGCGAAACCGGGTTTTTCTACATCATCAACCATGGCGTGCCACAACCCGTGATCGACACCGCCATGGCAGCGGCGAAGACTTTCTTTGCCTATCCGGCGGACGTGAAGCGTCAGGTGGCGGTGAACAAACGTCACCGTGGCTGGCACGCACTGGGCGGTGCGCTAATGTACGAAGCGACCAAGCCGGACTTCAAGGAGTTCTTCAGCATGGGGCTTGAACTCCCGGAAGACGATCCCTCTGTGCTGGCGGGCGAGGCCTTGCGTGGCCCGAATCAATGGCCGGACTTCATGCCGGAGTTGCGCATGGCGCTGGACGCCTATTACGAAGAAATCGGCCTGGCCGGCGCCGACCTGCTCAAAGCAGT
Proteins encoded:
- a CDS encoding amino acid ABC transporter ATP-binding protein — encoded protein: MKTSATAPGEQPTIVSLSKVGKSFGSLRVLKGIDLQVQRSEVVCLIGPSGSGKSTLLRSMAFLEEYDEGEIRIEGQLLGWQDTDKGRRRAPQSQINQVRRNVGMVFQQFNLWPHMTALGNVCEALRRVRKLSADEANRRGMAMLEKVGLAHKANAYPAQLSGGQQQRVAIARALAMEPHIMLFDEPTSALDPELVGEVLQVMKTLAKEGMTMVVVTHEMGFAAQVADSVIFLDQGEVVARGTPQQIFHNAEQPRLQQFLQNYLDRNAFWQDGKQQAPIV
- a CDS encoding amino acid ABC transporter permease, encoding MTFDPTIITDHLGDIGSGFLVTLGTWSSGVVLGIALGMLIAVAQVFGNRLVRAPLRVFIELIRSTPFLVQLFLVYYGGPSFGLSLDPIPAGILGLGVYGSVYFAEIFRSGFESVARGQLEAADCLGITRLQCIWRIQVPQMLVIILPALVNMITVLCKETAVLSIITIPELTMVLTGIGSETFAFVETLLMLCIGYLILVEACSRLGMLLETRVGRFMNKQPR
- a CDS encoding amino acid ABC transporter permease; its protein translation is MFDWPLLQQNAPLLLGALWVTLQVSIAALAIGFVIGIVVGSLRLSPIPLLRRLGGAYIFVFRGIPLLVQLLFIYYFLPRIGLPNVSPTVAAIIGLSLAAGAYTAEIMRGGFLAIPGGQLEAAGLLGLSASQMLIRIRVPQAVRLTLPALVNEMILLIKASSLVSVVGLADLTRTAQNLAASDYMFVQDYLMLAGFYCLINIPLAYCGSLLERRLKEQTA
- a CDS encoding transporter substrate-binding domain-containing protein, with translation MQLDSCVGKKVFSKTFKSLSIAAALAAFALGAVPLAAHADQLADVKKAGELVVGTEMQFAPFDFLDAGKQKGLNAELFEELGKELGVKIKFLDLPWPSVLPGLEAKKFDVVAGPIIVTKARKERYHFVSPIAEATVALMVGAKDDSIKKPEDIAGKTVGAGKGSAQLEELKTFAATLPEKVTIREYVDNNQAYADLAAKRIVAVANSLPNISYVAAQKANLYKVVQPPFGKKSYFAYLGRKDADADSLIAALDAAVNKMHADGRLAALQKKWLGAEMDVPKGDFEPTW
- a CDS encoding FAD-binding oxidoreductase, whose product is MSDLQQTLTQLRAALGDAQVLTGDAISQRHYSDWTRHAPTCPAALLLPKDTEQVSVALRICNAAGQSVVPQGGMTGLAGGAVPRATDIALSLDRLRGIEEIDTAAATVTVRAGTTLQEIQQAVADAGYLFPLDLGARGSCQIGGNIATNAGGNAVIRYGMTRDLVLGLEVVLADGRVLNLMNKMIKNNCGYDLKQCFIGSEGTLGVITRAVLKMAPQPGQSTTLLCALPDYASAVALLRRIQRSAGTPQAYELMWQDFFRMGVSWLENPVAPMPDHHPLYVLLESSAASDVLEQTLEAAIEAGEVVDAILATSQTQARSLWKIREATGEFPVRLAPLNFDISLPIGQIGDFADLCRQRLDERWPGNHSVYFGHIGDSNLHLTVDCQSLPQPAPVYEIEELVYSAVGELGGAVSAEHGIGLLKREFLHHSVSDEALQTMAELKRSFDPKGILNPGKIFG
- a CDS encoding alpha-hydroxy acid oxidase, whose protein sequence is MRRYHAGTDFLRAHSIAELAHMARRRLPHFAWEYLEGGAEEELTLARNRQAFAEVSLLPRTLVPWQTPDTRRTLFERQLALPMAIAPTGYNGMLHRDADIHLARAATERGLPFSLSTVSTRSMEEIVTAVPDVNLWFQLYSMSDPSVQEDLLQRAEAVGCKTLLLTTDAVLLGNREWDKRNFARPRQLSLRNKLDVLHHPRWIRQALWPHGMPSMANLDRYLPADQRNAAGAAHFIGEKMEKQLSWAFLARLRERWPHRLVLKGVMHPQDAEQAVNLGLDGIVVTNHGGRQLDGVPAALDCLPAIADVAKGKLSILLDSGVRRGTDVLKACALGADAVLLGRATLYGVAVGGQAGAGHALDLLANELRLALTLLGQPDLNQLSASRKPDATFTVSG